A region of the Kaistia geumhonensis genome:
GCCTGCCGTCGAGGAAGGCGGTGCCGCCGACCCGGATCTGGTCGCCCGATCCGCCGTCGAACTCGAATGCGTAGGTGCCGGCCGCCTCCTGGACATAGTCGCCGGCGACCGTCAGCGTGCCGATGGAATTGCCGGGTGCGATGGTGCCGCCGGCCCCGACCCAGGTCGAGCCGACCTGGCCGTTGCCGCTCAGCGTTCCGGAGCGCTCGACCACCACATCGCTCTCGATCGAGCCCTGTACGGCGAGCCCGCCCTCCTCGACGAAGGTGGTGCCGAGATAGCTGCTTGCGCCGGTCAGCGACAGCGTGCCCTCGCCGAGCTTCACCAGCCCGCCGGGACCGGAAATATCGTTGAAAAATGTTGAATCATATCCACGCGTGTCGAGAAATGCCGTCTCGACGAACATGCCGTAGCCCTGCACGGCGCGACCGGGATTGACCATGCCCCAACCGTAGATTGGGTCGACGCCGACCGGGCCGAGATCGGTCGCGGTTGTCAGGATGGTCTGCTGCAGGTCATGCGCGGTGAACCAGGGATAGACCTCCTTCACCAGCGCCGCGACGCCCGAGACGATGGGGGCTGCCATGGAGGTGCCATCGTAAAAGTCGTAGGGCTCGTTCGGATTGGACCGGACAGGAACGCTCGACCATCCATAGCCTGGCGCAGAGACGCACCAGCCCATCGCGACACCGCAGCGATTGGAGTAGTCGGCTATCGTTCCTTCCTCATCCAGCGCAGCCACGGCAAGCCAATTCCGCTCGAACTCCGGAAACAGATACGGCATGCCCGCCAGCACGCCGGCGTGCGGCTCCGAGGAATTGCCGGCCGAGAATACCATCAGCACATCGTGCTCGGTGACGTAGCGGAACGACTCGAGCGTCCGAGGAAACAACGTTTCGACAATGCCTGTCGTGAACGCGGTCACGTTGCAGCGTCGATCCGGTCCAGCCCTGCAATCGTCGTAACCGATCGAGTTGTTGATGATCGGTACCCCGACATCAGCGAGATGGTGCCACGCACCGGGTGCGAGATCGTCGTAGTCGTCTACCGTGTTGTCGAGCGTGGTGGGGACGAGAGTGGCTCCGAAGGCGACGCCATGCATGCCATAGCCGTCCCGGGCGGCGCCGATCATGCCGTTGACATGGGTTCCATGGGTCAGGGTGTCATGATCCTCGCCAGGCAGGATCGGTGCGTTCTTGTCGAAGTCCCAGCCATAGGCGATTCGGGCGCTGAGTTCGGGGTGTCCGGCATCGATGCCGCTATCGGCAACGCCAACCATCACACCCTTGCCGGTAATGCCCTGCGCATAGACAGAGGCGAGATCGAGCGGGTCCAGGAAACGGCCCGCGTAATATTCCGGTGTCCTGAAATCGGAAGCCGATTGCGCCTCGGCCGTTGCGATCGCTGCTAGAGGAGCGACGGCCACTGAAGCCGCCAGCCAGATGTGAGCCCCGTGCACTTTCCCAGCTCCGTTGCGGATCACGATCCGCTCCGGTCCCCCCAGACCGGCTGAAGTCGGCCCCCAAACCGACAAGATGTGCCGCGAACACGGTTCGCGGCGGCGAATCCCCGCAATGGTCAAAAACGCGGCGCCGGCTGTCAACTGTGGCTCGCAAGAAAGGAGCGGCAGCAAGCGCTGATTGATCCTGTCAGGAGGACGCCGTGGGAAGAGGTCGAGATCGCGGCACGTCGAGCGCGGCCGCCGGACCGCGGCGGTTCCACGAGCAGCCGGAGCGCCACTCGGCCCGCCACCCGGATTGGCGTCCCGGAAGGGATTCGAACCCCTGACCTACGGTTTAGGAAACCGTTGCTCTATCCTGCTGAGCTACCGGGACGCGGGCCGGTGCGTGCTTGCGGCGCGACTGTCTATCATGGTCGCGGCGGCTCGTGCACCCCTTTCCTCGCCCCCCGATCGCCGGTCCTGCGTGGCACGCAATGCCGCAGCGCGGCTGGCGCGGTTCAATTCGCGCCACGCGCATGCGAGACTTGGGTCATGCGCGTCACCGCCCTGCACCGCCACGTTCTCGGCCTTTGTGCCGGCCTCGGGCTTGCCGGAGCGATGGTACATGGCGCGGCTGCTGAAGACGCCTGCGCCGGCCAGGCGGCGGAGCAGGCCACCGTGGCCGCCGTCCTGGATGGTGCGACGCTGGCGCTCGATAGTGGCCGGATCGTACGGCTGGCGGGCATTCTCGCCCCCGAGCCGCCGCTCGGCCGCGACGCGGAGGAGTGGCCGATCGCGACGGCCGCGAGGACAGCGCTCGGAAGTCTGGCGCTCGGGCGCGCCGTCACCGTCGCCGCAACGCCCGCCGGCGCCGATCGCTATGGCCGCGGCGTCGCCCTTGTCGGTGTCGTAGATGGCCCGGCGTCGCTTTCCGAGGCGATGGTCGCGATCGGGCTCGCGCGGGCAATGCCGGCCGGAGAGGCGCCCTCCTGCCTCGCCGCGCTCTTCTCACGTGAACGCGAGGCGCGCGAAAAGCGGCTTGGCCTTTGGGCCGAACCGTATTACGCCATCCGCGCCGCGCGCGATCCCGCCCTTGCCGAACGCGAAGACGCCTACGATCTGGTGGAGGGACGAATCCTTTCCGTCGGTGAACGTGGGCCGACCGCCTATCTCGATTTCGGCCGCGATTGGCGCACCGACTTCACGGCGGTGGTCAGCGGCCCGGCGGGCGAGGCGCTCGCCGCGCGCGGCGTTCCGGTTTCCTCGCTCGAGGGCCGGCGCGTGCGGCTGCGCGGATGGATCGAGCAGAAGGACGGGCCGAGCCTCAGGATCACAGATCCCGGCCAGCTCGAGCTGTTGGACGACGGTGGTTGATGGCTGAGATCAGGGCTAAGGCGGGGGGATCGGCGAGGAGCAGGCGGACGCGTGGCATCGCGGCCGCGCTGGCGCCCGCGCTTCTGGCCGCGCTCGTGCTCGCCGGCTGCACGACCTCGTCGCTCGAAGGCACCTATGGCCCGACACCCACCGTGGCCGGCGCCGCCGCGCCGCCTCCGGTCGATCCCGAGCAGGCGCGCATCGGCGCGGAGCAGCACCCGCGCATCGTCGCCAGCTATGGCGGCGTCTATCACGACGACAAGCTGGAGCAGACGCTCGCCCGCATCGTCGGCCGGATCGTCGCCGCTTCCGACGACCCGTCGCAGTCCTACCGGATCACAATCCTGAACAGCCCCTCGGTCAACGCCTTCGCGCTGCCCGGTGGCTATCTCTATGTCACGCGCGGTCTGCTGGCGCTCGCCAAC
Encoded here:
- a CDS encoding thermonuclease family protein; this encodes MRVTALHRHVLGLCAGLGLAGAMVHGAAAEDACAGQAAEQATVAAVLDGATLALDSGRIVRLAGILAPEPPLGRDAEEWPIATAARTALGSLALGRAVTVAATPAGADRYGRGVALVGVVDGPASLSEAMVAIGLARAMPAGEAPSCLAALFSREREAREKRLGLWAEPYYAIRAARDPALAEREDAYDLVEGRILSVGERGPTAYLDFGRDWRTDFTAVVSGPAGEALAARGVPVSSLEGRRVRLRGWIEQKDGPSLRITDPGQLELLDDGG
- a CDS encoding autotransporter serine protease, which encodes MHGAHIWLAASVAVAPLAAIATAEAQSASDFRTPEYYAGRFLDPLDLASVYAQGITGKGVMVGVADSGIDAGHPELSARIAYGWDFDKNAPILPGEDHDTLTHGTHVNGMIGAARDGYGMHGVAFGATLVPTTLDNTVDDYDDLAPGAWHHLADVGVPIINNSIGYDDCRAGPDRRCNVTAFTTGIVETLFPRTLESFRYVTEHDVLMVFSAGNSSEPHAGVLAGMPYLFPEFERNWLAVAALDEEGTIADYSNRCGVAMGWCVSAPGYGWSSVPVRSNPNEPYDFYDGTSMAAPIVSGVAALVKEVYPWFTAHDLQQTILTTATDLGPVGVDPIYGWGMVNPGRAVQGYGMFVETAFLDTRGYDSTFFNDISGPGGLVKLGEGTLSLTGASSYLGTTFVEEGGLAVQGSIESDVVVERSGTLSGNGQVGSTWVGAGGTIAPGNSIGTLTVAGDYVQEAAGTYAFEFDGGSGDQIRVGGTAFLDGRLDMIALSNDFRLGTQYDLLLAEAGVTGGFSEIVGPSAFLGGDLAYGPAGATLTLVQSRSFADAAATRNEASVGRALDTLSAGEVQNAFLMLPTLEAASAVLGPLSGEINASAKTVMINDGTLVRDAVFGRLTTLDGSPASSGATVAPVGGGIGDAAVWAQGFGAWGSISGDGNAAGLDSDTGGFLVGADAELQQAWRLGLLGGYSRTTFDSEATAGSGSTSTVHLALYSGGAVGPVRLRGGAAYGWSSVETARSVIFPEAAGSSASYDATTGQLFGEIGYGIAAGRAEFEPFAGLAYVSLDTDGFTEQGGPMALSAGSGTTDTGFTTLGLRASSAFDLGTAKAGVKGMLGWRHAFNDVVPTTTYQFAAGSAAFEVAGLPVAKDALVLDLGVGVGLIKAARLDLSYAGQYGDGVSAQALKGSLGWSF